A part of Aspergillus flavus chromosome 5, complete sequence genomic DNA contains:
- a CDS encoding pseudouridine synthase, with protein MGFRPGFRLFRTTMSGEKIYEGVFAVHKPQGVTSADVIRTLQHHFNPSKLFKPWLETERARRDRESKNQRRRRRTQRLDVKIGHGGTLDPLATGVLVTGVGKGTKQLNDFLGCTKTYETIVLFGAETDTYDRLGKIVRRAPYEHVTREVVEKALEQFRGKIMQRPPIFSALKVKGKPLYEYAREGKEPPIEIQERPVEVTDLRILEWYEPGTHDFKGPEQEAAAEEKAVAEKLLAKEDALPIAPSSEAAGSAEKTAEQDTSASTKRKTPPPADSPKAAEDTAPAAAEGEKSPAAKKQKAAEGEAVPAQTEQSSSNAPETAEEKSDALPEKAESAPQPQSAAVKIIMTVSSGFYVRSLAHDLGKAVGSCAMMSELIRTRQADFELGADKVLEYRDLEAGEEVWGPKVQQFLEQWEKKRAAEATVDQN; from the exons ATGGGATTCCGCCCGGGCTTTAGGCTATTTCGAACCACCATGTCCGGAGAAAAGATCTACGAAGGTGTTTTTG CCGTCCATAAGCCCCAGGGCGTCACCTCCGCCGATGTCATCCGCACCCTCCAACACCACTTCAACCCTTCTAAGCTCTTCAAGCCTTGGTTAGAAACCGAGCGCGCTCGCCGAGACCGCGAGAGCAAGAACCAGCGTAGACGGCGCCGCACGCAACGCCTGGATGTTAAAATCGGCCATGGAGGAACCCTCGACCCACTGGCCACCGGTGTGCTAGTTACCGGAGTCGGAAAAGGCACCAAGCAGCTCAATGACTTCCTGGGATGTACCAAAACCTACGAAACAATTGTACTTTTCGGAGCCGAGACAGACACCTACGACCGACTGGGCAAGATCGTCCGACGGGCTCCATATGAGCATGTCACGCGCGAAGTGGTTGAGAAGGCGCTGGAGCAGTTCCGGGGGAAGATCATGCAACGCCCGCCTATCTTTTCGGCCTTGAAGGTCAAGGGCAAGCCGCTTTATGAATACGCTCGTGAGGGCAAGGAACCACCAATTGAGATCCAGGAGAGACCCGTCGAGGTGACGGATCTGCGTATTCTCGAGTGGTATGAGCCTGGTACACATGATTTCAAGGGGCCTGAACAAGAGGCTGCTGCCGAGGAGAAAGCCGTTGCCGAGAAGCTCCTCGCGAAAGAAGATGCTTTACCTATTGCGCCGTCTTCCGAAGCTGCAGGATCGGCCGAGAAGACAGCAGAGCAGGATACTTCGGCTTCGACAAAACGCAAGACACCACCACCTGCAGATAGTCCCAAGGCAGCTGAAGATACTGCACCAGCAGCGGCCGAGGGTGAGAAATCTCCGGCcgcgaagaagcagaaggcagCTGAAGGCGAAGCGGTTCCGGCACAGACCGAGCAATCCTCGTCAAATGCCCCAGAAAcggcagaagagaaatcagATGCGCTGCCAGAGAAGGCTGAATCTGCCCCTCAACCGCAATCCGCGGCTGTTAAAATCATCATGACCGTTTCATCGGGATTCTATGTCCGTTCCTTGGCACATGACCTGGGCAAGGCCGTTGGCAGCTGTGCAATGATGAGTGAACTCATCCGGACCCGCCAGGCAGATTTCGAACTTGGTGCTGACAAAGTACTTGAGTACCGGGATCTGGAGGCTGGTGAAGAGGTTTGGGGGCCCAAGGTACAGCAGTTCTTGGAAcagtgggagaagaaaagggcgGCTGAGGCGACTGTCGATCAAAATTAA